The Sinomicrobium kalidii region TATTACGAAAAACCCCGTAATTTTGCAGAAAACAGTTTTATAGAAAGGGTGCAGGTGCGGTTTTTTCCCTCCAGGGAACAGGTCAATATCCCGGCCAGGTTCCGGCTCAGGATCATGGAGGCCACCCCCGAAGGAAAGCCGGGAAAAGACATGTTGCTGAAAAACCTTATCGTGCAGCGGATACCGTTGCGGTCAAAAACGGAGATCAACCTGCTCGAACACCGTATCCGTATTCCGGATAACGGTTTCTTTGTAGCCGTGGAACACCTTTTTATCAAAGAAAATGCCTACCGGGAAACCAGGGATATAAGAGTAAACGATACCATAATTTATAACGGGGTGACCATAACCAAGTACGCCCCGGTATTTAAAGGGGTACTGGAAGCCAATGACGAAGCTTTCGATGCCTATTACCGCAGTACCGACGGATGGAAAAAGATGAACAGGCTGGATACGTCCAGCCCCGTTTTCGGTAACAAGGTCCCGGCGCCCGCATTTAAGGTGAGGGTCACGGACTGAAAATATAAGATTTATTGAGGAAAACTATAAAAAGCAAATGAAGATAATCTGTATAGGAAGGAATTATACCGACCATATTGAAGAGCTGGCCAACGAGAAGCCGACCGATCCGGTGATCTTTATGAAACCGGACACGGCCCTGCTCCGCGAAAAGGATTTTTACATCCCCGGGTTCAGCGAAGATATTCATTATGAAGTAGAATTACTCGTAAAAATAAACAAGGTGGGAAAACATATCAATGCCAGGTTTGCGCAGAAGTATTATGACGAAATAGGCCTGGGCATAGACTTTACCGCCAGGGATGTCCAGGCAAAGCTCAAGGAAAAGGGACTTCCCTGGGAAAAGGCCAAGGCTTTCGACGGCTCTGTTATTATGGGGGAATGGCGGCCTAAAGACGAATTTGCGGATATCAATGACATCCGCTTCAGCCTGAAAAAAAACGGTGAGGTAGTGCAACAGGGGCACACCGCCTTAATGCTGTGGAAGGTAGATGAGCTCGTGGCCTACGTGTCCCGGTATTTTACGTTAAAGAAAGGCGATGTTATTTTTACCGGAACTCCCGCAGGAGTTGGTAAAATAAATCCGAATGATTATCTTGAAGGCTTTTTGGAAGACAAAAAGTCGTTTGCCCTGGGTGTAAAATAGGAAAAAACGGCATTGTAACCTTAAATTTTTTACCTCCTAAAACAAAAAATATGCCTTACAACCTTGAAAAACTGGAAGAGCTGTCCGGCGGGGACAGGGATTTTATCGTCTCGGTGGTTGCTGTGTTCGTAGACGAAACCCCCGGAGACCTTCAGCACCTGGAACAAGCCATCAAATCCGGAGATTATGAAATGGTGTATAAACATGCCCATAAAATCAAACCCAATGTGGATTTGCTGGGCATGGAAGAAATCAAATCACAGCTATTGCAGGTAGAAGCACAAGCCAGGGAGAATGAAGGACTTCCCGTTATCGAAGAAATGTATGCGGCGATAAACGGACAGCTACAGGATGTTATCACGGAATTAAAAACCGATTTTGCGCTTTAATGCAGGCAGAGATCATTACTATCGGGGATGAGATCCTCATCGGGCAGATCCTGGATACCAATTCCACCTATATTGCCGGGGAACTGAACAGGATAGGGATTTCCGTATATCAGATCACTTCAGTACAGGACGAGAAGGAACACATCATGAAAACCCTTGCCGAGGCAGGGAACAGGGCAGATGTGGTGATCATCACCGGCGGGCTCGGTCCTACCAAAGACGACATTACCAAACATACCTTTTGTGAGTTTTTTGAAGATACCCTGGTTCGCGACGAAAGGGTACTGGCGCATATCGAGGAATTATTTGCCAGATACATCGATACGCCCATATCAGAACTGAACCGGCAGCAGGCCATGGTCCCTTCCCGGGCCACAGTATTGATGAACAGGTATGGTACAGCCCCGGGAATGTGGATGGAAAAAGGGAAAAAGATCTTTATAGCCCTTCCCGGTGTACCTTATGAAATGAAGGCCCTGTTACAGGAAGAGGTGCTCCCAGGGTTACAGGCTGCTTACCACAGGCCGTATATTCTTCATAAAACCGTTATTACCTATGGAATGGGGGAAAGCGCCATTGCCAATCTTCTCGAAGACTGGGAAAACAGTTTGCCTTCTTTTATAAAACTGGCTTATTTACCCAATTTGGGTAAGGTAAGGTTGAGGCTTACGGCCAGAGGGGAAAATAAGAAAGTGTTACAGGCGGCGGTAGATGAAAAGATTAAGGATTTGTACCCGCTTATTGGCGATGTCATTTATGGCATGGAAAATGATGCGGCCCTCGAAACCCTTATAGGGAAAGTCCTGACCGAAAAGAAAATGACCCTGGCCGTAGCGGAAAGCTGTACCGGGGGCAGGATCGCGGAACAGATCACATCGGTTCCCGGAACATCCGCCTATTTTCGCGGCGGGGTGGTGAGTTATGCCACCGAAGTAAAAACCGATGTGTTGCAGGTTCCCGGCGAACTCATAGACAAATACAGCGTAGTCAGTGCTGAAGTCGCCGAAGCCATGGCTGCAGGAGCCCGGAAGTTGTTAAAGGCCGACTTTGCCGTGTCCGTTACGGGAAATGCAGGCCCGGCCAAGGGAGATTCCGATGCCGATATAGGTACGGTATATATAGGAGTAGCTGCACCCGGAACGGTTTATGCACAAAAATTCAACTTCGGGAACCACCGGGAAAAAGTAGTGAACAAGGCGGCAAATAAGGCCCTGGAAATACTTTGGAAAGAAATTTTAAAAAATTGATTGCTCCTCTTGCCTGTGATGCAAAAAATTCGTTAATTTGCACCCTGTTTTTAGATAACACAAAAGTATAGAAGAAATGTCAAGAGTTTGTGAGCTGACCGGAAAAAGGGCAATGGTGGGAAACAATGTTTCTCATGCGATGAACAAGACCAAGCGTAAATTTAAGGTAAACCTTACCAAAAAGCGCTTTTACATTCCCGAAGAAGACCGATGGATTACTTTGAAGGTCTCTACTTCTGCATTGAAGACCATTAATAAAAAAGGGATAGCTGCAGTGTTGAAAGAAGCGAAAGCGAAAGGATATTACAAATAATCGTTTTTAAGAAAAGCTTAGAAAGATGGCAAAGAAAGGAAACAGAATACAGGTAATATTAGAGTGCACCGAGCACAAGACGTCCGGTATGCCTGGAACATCGCGATATATAACCACCAAGAACAAAAAGAATACTCCGGATAGGCTGGAGGTTAAAAAGTACAACCCTATCCTGAAGAAAATGACCGTTCACAAAGAAATTAAATAATTAGATATCTTCGTAGAAGATATCAAATAACGTTAGAGTCATGGCAAAGAAAACCGTAGCAACCTTACAGACCAAATCGAAGCGATTGACCAAAGCCATTAAAATGGTTAAATCTCCGAAAACAGGCGCCTATACTTTTGTAGAATCTGTAATGGACCCGTCAATGGTCAATGATTGGTTGAACAAAAAATAAAAGTTCACAACTTTTTATATATATCAGCTACTTTCATATCGGAAGTAGCTTTTTGTTTTTATATCTTTGGGGGAGCGATAACAGAATGAAGAAATAACTTAACAATTTGTTACCCTGAGCACGGGCAAGGGGCAGTAGTCAAACAACATGAACCTGTTTAAGAAAATATTTTCCTCGGAAAAGAAAGAGACACTGGACAAGGGGCTGGAAAAGACCAAGACCAGTTTTTTCGGTAAACTGAGCAAAGCTGTAGCCGGGAAATCCAGGGTGGATGACGAGGTCCTGGATAACCTGGAAGAGGTGCTCGTAACCAGTGATGTGGGGGTGAATACCACCCTGAAGATCATAGAGCGTATCGAAGAGCGCGTTTCCCGCGATAAATACCTGGGTACGGAAGAGCTCAACCAGATACTCCGCGAGGAAATTGCGGGACTCCTGTCCGAAACCAATGTCGGGGAAGCTACCGATTTTATCGTTCCTTCCGATAAAAAACCCCATGTGATCATGGTGGTAGGGGTAAACGGTGTGGGAAAGACGACTACCATAGGCAAACTGGCCTATCAGTTTAAAAAACAGGGGAAGAAAGTGGTATTGGGAGCGGCCGATACCTTCAGGGCGGCAGCCATCGACCAGTTACAGATCTGGGCCGACAGGGTAGAGGTGCCTATTGTAAAACAGAATATGGGCAGTGACCCGGCTTCCGTGGCTTTCGATACGTTGAAATCCGCAGTGAATCAGGAAGCCGATGTAGTGATCATAGATACTGCCGGAAGGCTTCACAACAAGGTAAACCTGATGAACGAACTCTCCAAGGTAAAACGGGTGATGCAAAAAGTAGTGGGCGACGCTCCCCACGATGTACTCCTCGTCCTTGACGGTTCTACCGGGCAAAATGCATTTGAACAGGCAAAACAGTTCACCAGGGCCACCGAAGTTACCTCCCTTGCCGTTACCAAGCTGGACGGAACCGCTAAAGGCGGTGTGGTCATCGGAATTTCCGACCAGTTCCGAATCCCCGTAAAATACATCGGTGTAGGCGAGGGAATCGAAGACCTCCAGGTATTTAACAAATACGAATTTGTAG contains the following coding sequences:
- a CDS encoding carboxypeptidase-like regulatory domain-containing protein, whose amino-acid sequence is MALLLSCGLSAQEKPVWGSVLNERTGKQVPFAHLILVGEKSGTSTDENGEFRWMSGAQDKKARVKFSCIGFESRTLPLSVLAGARVYLSPVAEELDEVEVYLMKREKHRNLNSFRGKRSIGLGNFSGGAYPSAVAKYYEKPRNFAENSFIERVQVRFFPSREQVNIPARFRLRIMEATPEGKPGKDMLLKNLIVQRIPLRSKTEINLLEHRIRIPDNGFFVAVEHLFIKENAYRETRDIRVNDTIIYNGVTITKYAPVFKGVLEANDEAFDAYYRSTDGWKKMNRLDTSSPVFGNKVPAPAFKVRVTD
- a CDS encoding fumarylacetoacetate hydrolase family protein — its product is MKIICIGRNYTDHIEELANEKPTDPVIFMKPDTALLREKDFYIPGFSEDIHYEVELLVKINKVGKHINARFAQKYYDEIGLGIDFTARDVQAKLKEKGLPWEKAKAFDGSVIMGEWRPKDEFADINDIRFSLKKNGEVVQQGHTALMLWKVDELVAYVSRYFTLKKGDVIFTGTPAGVGKINPNDYLEGFLEDKKSFALGVK
- a CDS encoding Hpt domain-containing protein, coding for MPYNLEKLEELSGGDRDFIVSVVAVFVDETPGDLQHLEQAIKSGDYEMVYKHAHKIKPNVDLLGMEEIKSQLLQVEAQARENEGLPVIEEMYAAINGQLQDVITELKTDFAL
- a CDS encoding competence/damage-inducible protein A — protein: MQAEIITIGDEILIGQILDTNSTYIAGELNRIGISVYQITSVQDEKEHIMKTLAEAGNRADVVIITGGLGPTKDDITKHTFCEFFEDTLVRDERVLAHIEELFARYIDTPISELNRQQAMVPSRATVLMNRYGTAPGMWMEKGKKIFIALPGVPYEMKALLQEEVLPGLQAAYHRPYILHKTVITYGMGESAIANLLEDWENSLPSFIKLAYLPNLGKVRLRLTARGENKKVLQAAVDEKIKDLYPLIGDVIYGMENDAALETLIGKVLTEKKMTLAVAESCTGGRIAEQITSVPGTSAYFRGGVVSYATEVKTDVLQVPGELIDKYSVVSAEVAEAMAAGARKLLKADFAVSVTGNAGPAKGDSDADIGTVYIGVAAPGTVYAQKFNFGNHREKVVNKAANKALEILWKEILKN
- the rpmB gene encoding 50S ribosomal protein L28; its protein translation is MSRVCELTGKRAMVGNNVSHAMNKTKRKFKVNLTKKRFYIPEEDRWITLKVSTSALKTINKKGIAAVLKEAKAKGYYK
- the rpmG gene encoding 50S ribosomal protein L33; translated protein: MAKKGNRIQVILECTEHKTSGMPGTSRYITTKNKKNTPDRLEVKKYNPILKKMTVHKEIK
- a CDS encoding DUF4295 domain-containing protein, with translation MAKKTVATLQTKSKRLTKAIKMVKSPKTGAYTFVESVMDPSMVNDWLNKK
- the ftsY gene encoding signal recognition particle-docking protein FtsY, translated to MNLFKKIFSSEKKETLDKGLEKTKTSFFGKLSKAVAGKSRVDDEVLDNLEEVLVTSDVGVNTTLKIIERIEERVSRDKYLGTEELNQILREEIAGLLSETNVGEATDFIVPSDKKPHVIMVVGVNGVGKTTTIGKLAYQFKKQGKKVVLGAADTFRAAAIDQLQIWADRVEVPIVKQNMGSDPASVAFDTLKSAVNQEADVVIIDTAGRLHNKVNLMNELSKVKRVMQKVVGDAPHDVLLVLDGSTGQNAFEQAKQFTRATEVTSLAVTKLDGTAKGGVVIGISDQFRIPVKYIGVGEGIEDLQVFNKYEFVDSFFR